A window of Sporocytophaga myxococcoides contains these coding sequences:
- a CDS encoding glycosyltransferase family 39 protein — MNFNANCKGSTTIIKVLLIAMMASIALLLSGSFLLGYEKSINALITLFNKEERKEFVFAIATKELFLKVRIYFMILLVCNFGISLYLWNKLEYLLISLNDTLRSLFKDCIAFYCSMTKTERLLAVIILVSLIWHRLYLMFNLPVNSDEIWMFQSFGKNNPLLSFFWYPLPSNHVLQTFVSRIFLYFSPYSLVSMRFPVVLAGIVTYILYCVIADTFLNNKRHTLLSAVIFAASAGVNTSLVYARGYAFTMIFTLLLIYFILKIFREGKSSPGDYAMIYFSIVMGFVSVFSFAYNFVTVVGFFIIYLILKGRVQDAGKLIAFSILSIVTVLVIYGPIFIVNGWDAVFIPPHTNEYLNTVLKDHIRVKIIDWFIGVHDAAPVIISALAVLPVILWFVKKDEVSRLILSLTIFSMLIPWVIMFGHQVYPFGRMLNFIWIFIAIEGGILFSLIKTKMNEKFFSFSLLVALIMVFGLNEISLKNGVFGKHLKTGHHSEKIAEKLLAENRRNVYFENSEYSMMAEYLYAKSGIPISFAYSKNEAVDAVVINRASTPAPWILDKFKLKYQDEDVCIYVP; from the coding sequence ATGAACTTCAATGCAAATTGTAAAGGATCAACAACTATAATTAAAGTCTTGCTGATAGCAATGATGGCAAGTATTGCTTTATTATTATCCGGATCTTTTCTTTTGGGGTACGAAAAAAGTATCAATGCTCTTATTACATTATTCAATAAAGAAGAAAGAAAAGAGTTTGTATTTGCTATTGCTACTAAAGAATTGTTCTTAAAGGTTAGAATTTATTTCATGATTTTGTTGGTTTGTAATTTTGGCATCTCCTTGTACTTATGGAATAAACTCGAATACCTTTTGATATCTCTGAATGACACACTTAGAAGTTTGTTCAAGGACTGTATTGCTTTTTACTGCTCAATGACCAAAACAGAGCGGCTATTGGCTGTGATAATTCTGGTTTCATTGATTTGGCATAGACTTTATCTGATGTTCAACCTTCCTGTAAATTCTGATGAAATCTGGATGTTTCAGTCTTTTGGTAAGAATAATCCTTTGCTTAGTTTTTTTTGGTATCCTCTCCCAAGCAACCATGTTTTGCAGACCTTTGTGTCAAGGATTTTTCTTTATTTTTCTCCTTACTCGCTTGTAAGCATGAGATTTCCAGTAGTGCTAGCAGGAATTGTAACTTATATCTTATACTGTGTTATCGCTGATACTTTCTTAAATAATAAAAGACATACTTTATTGTCTGCAGTAATATTTGCTGCCTCTGCGGGGGTTAATACCAGTCTTGTATATGCGAGAGGATATGCGTTTACAATGATATTTACATTACTGTTGATTTATTTTATTCTGAAAATCTTCAGAGAGGGAAAAAGTAGTCCTGGTGATTATGCAATGATTTATTTCTCAATAGTAATGGGATTTGTATCTGTGTTTTCATTTGCCTATAATTTTGTAACTGTTGTAGGCTTCTTTATTATCTATTTAATTTTAAAAGGAAGAGTCCAGGATGCGGGCAAGTTGATTGCTTTTTCAATACTTTCTATTGTAACAGTTTTGGTAATATATGGTCCTATATTCATTGTTAATGGATGGGATGCTGTATTTATTCCTCCTCATACTAATGAATATTTAAATACCGTCTTAAAAGATCATATAAGAGTAAAGATCATTGACTGGTTTATCGGAGTACATGATGCTGCGCCTGTAATAATTTCCGCACTGGCGGTGTTACCCGTTATATTATGGTTTGTGAAAAAGGATGAGGTAAGCAGATTGATTTTGTCCTTAACTATTTTTTCAATGCTTATTCCATGGGTAATTATGTTTGGACATCAGGTATATCCATTTGGAAGGATGCTGAACTTTATATGGATTTTTATTGCAATAGAAGGGGGAATTCTGTTCTCTCTTATTAAGACAAAAATGAATGAAAAGTTTTTTTCTTTTTCCTTGTTGGTTGCGCTAATAATGGTTTTTGGTTTAAATGAAATCTCTCTGAAGAATGGAGTGTTTGGAAAACACTTAAAAACAGGGCATCATAGCGAAAAGATTGCGGAGAAATTACTTGCTGAAAACAGAAGAAACGTATATTTTGAAAATTCGGAATATAGTATGATGGCTGAGTATCTGTATGCTAAATCAGGAATACCTATCTCTTTTGCCTATTCAAAAAATGAAGCCGTTGATGCTGTAGTCATTAACAGAGCTTCTACACCTGCTCCATGGATTTTAGATAAGTTTAAGTTAAAATATCAGGACGAAGATGTTTGTATTTACGTTCCTTAA
- a CDS encoding dihydrofolate reductase, producing the protein MLKSIIVAVSGNDVIGYENKLPWHLPADLKYFKNLTMGHHVIMGRKTYESIGKILPGRTFVIVTRDKSYTVPGATVVHSIENAFEYCNKNNESEAFIIGGADIINQSEKFADKLYLTRIHENFVGDVYLHFNMKLWKEINSEAHLADEKNLYNYSFLTYMKH; encoded by the coding sequence ATGCTAAAATCCATTATCGTAGCAGTCTCCGGCAATGATGTTATCGGTTATGAAAATAAACTTCCATGGCATCTTCCTGCAGACCTGAAGTATTTTAAGAATCTGACAATGGGCCATCATGTTATCATGGGTAGAAAAACCTATGAATCAATTGGGAAGATATTACCTGGAAGAACTTTTGTAATTGTAACCAGAGATAAAAGCTATACGGTACCGGGTGCCACTGTAGTTCATTCAATAGAAAATGCTTTTGAGTATTGCAATAAGAATAATGAATCTGAAGCTTTTATAATCGGAGGAGCAGACATCATTAATCAATCAGAGAAATTTGCTGATAAACTCTATCTTACAAGAATCCATGAGAATTTTGTGGGAGATGTATATCTTCATTTCAATATGAAACTTTGGAAAGAAATAAATTCTGAGGCCCATCTGGCAGATGAAAAAAACCTTTACAACTACTCCTTTCTCACCTATATGAAACATTAA
- the fmt gene encoding methionyl-tRNA formyltransferase, translated as MPKDLRIIYMGTPDFAVPSLKILVKNSYNVVAVVTAPDKPAGRGLKLKASPVKEYAESVNIPILQPVSLKDPAFLDELKSYNANLQIVVAFRMLPESVWNMPEIGTFNLHASLLPQYRGAAPINWAIINGETETGITTFFLKHEIDTGDIIFQEKEIIYTEDNFETLYGRLMNLGAELVLNTVHAIKNDAVVPKPQMMSQELKPAPKISKETGRIDWSKSSINIANLIRGLSPIPSAWTILNDKVLKIYKASIVNALNVKNPEQKSFLSDNKTYLYFRTGNGYLSLEEVQLEGKKRMMIDEFLRGYKPC; from the coding sequence TATGGGAACCCCGGATTTTGCTGTTCCCAGTCTGAAAATTTTAGTTAAGAACTCCTATAATGTAGTAGCTGTTGTTACTGCTCCTGACAAGCCTGCTGGGCGAGGATTAAAGCTAAAAGCTTCACCGGTAAAAGAGTATGCCGAATCAGTGAATATCCCTATTTTACAGCCTGTAAGCCTTAAAGATCCTGCATTTCTGGATGAACTGAAAAGTTATAATGCAAATCTTCAGATCGTTGTAGCTTTCCGTATGCTTCCCGAATCTGTCTGGAATATGCCTGAAATTGGGACCTTTAACCTGCATGCATCCCTCCTGCCTCAATACCGTGGTGCAGCTCCAATCAACTGGGCAATTATTAACGGAGAAACAGAAACAGGCATAACTACTTTTTTCCTTAAACATGAAATTGATACTGGAGATATAATTTTTCAAGAGAAAGAAATTATCTATACAGAAGATAATTTTGAAACGCTTTATGGAAGACTGATGAACCTTGGTGCTGAACTTGTACTGAATACCGTGCATGCAATAAAAAATGATGCGGTAGTTCCTAAACCACAGATGATGTCTCAGGAACTAAAACCAGCGCCTAAAATCTCAAAAGAAACAGGTAGGATCGATTGGTCAAAATCTTCTATCAATATAGCGAACCTGATAAGAGGTTTATCTCCGATTCCATCAGCATGGACCATATTAAATGACAAGGTTCTGAAAATATACAAAGCATCCATAGTGAATGCATTAAATGTAAAAAATCCGGAACAAAAATCATTTTTATCTGATAATAAAACCTATCTGTATTTCAGAACAGGCAATGGTTACCTTAGCCTAGAAGAAGTTCAGCTTGAGGGAAAGAAACGAATGATGATCGACGAGTTTTTAAGAGGATATAAACCATGCTAA